The DNA sequence TGCAAAAGAATTCCCTCAGTTTGATGAGGTCTTCCACATCTAGAACCGAATGCCACGAATACCCATTAAAGGAAGTGGGTTGACGGGGGAGAGAAGATTCGGGCTTTTGTTTGCAGGATTTCTTGGCAGGACTGTGACTAGCCATTAAGAAtgtcttgaagaaagaagatgcaAGGAAAACAGAAAGGAGTGCAAGGGAACTCGAAGAAAAGAGCAAAAGGGAATAGaaatgaagatgaggaagacGAAAGAGCAAAGAAGGGTAAAGAAAGTAGTAACGGGAGGTGAAACAGCGTGTGAAGCACACCCAAGAAAGGTAATCATGAGGATCCTTGGGAATTCAAAAGGTTTGGCTGCGACGGCTGTTACAATTCTTTTTGAAACTCATTAAATGAGTGGGAACAGTTATGGCTGACATAAGCCATGTCTTTCCTAAAAAAGAAAGGGTGGAACCTGGTGCACACCACTTAGCACGGGTTATtgtcaaaagaaggaaaagagtgAATCAATATGAACAAACTAGCGAGGTAagtaaccaataaaaaaaagaaaggaaaatatgatTGTTTAATTTCCCATGTGCCAGCACAAAGGAAATTAGTGGGGCAATTGGAGGGGACATTTAAACCCCTGGGCTTCGAGCCCATCTCTAAGGCCAAGCACATCTATAAGTCTAGGAAGACTTGTTGATGACTTAAGGCTAAGAACCCTACAGATAGAGGACTCGTAACCATAATTACGGATGAGATAACACTAAAGAACTGGGGATGAGGCCTAGGATTGGATATAAATATCCTGAGTGAGATAACTCCTACAAAACAGGAGATATATTCTCCAGTTAAAACAGGGATCACAAAGGATAAGCACACAGGACTGATGATTAGAGTTGATCACCATCACGCCAcatccttctataaataacttAGTAGAGGTAACATCATcttgatctttatttttatatacttattatcatattattactaacttAAGTATCGGAGTTTACATAGGGCGACTAGCACCATCTCTTTATTGTTGCAAGTGTCATCCGTGTGATTGGtagtgtgaaacacgtcctcaaCAATGACAACCATATATCTTCAAATTAGAATATTTAGTAGAAGGACTAGACCATACCTCATCAAGAGTTTTTAATTCAATCGTCGTAGATGGAGAACAATTCACCAAATGACAAGTTGTGTTGACTACCTCAACCCAAAAAGCTTTGAACAAGCTGGCGTATGAAAGTTTATTACAGGCTTTCTCCAAGAGAGTCATTGTTATCTATTCATCAACTCCATTTTACTGTGGAGTGTGTCTAGCTATAAGGTGTCTAATAATACCTTCATTTTTGCAGAATGCATCAAGTTCACCTCCCTAAAATTTCATGCCATTGTAGTTCTAGCTCACTTCATTTTCTTGCCTATATTTTTCTCGATTAGATTCTTCCATTGCTTGAAAGTGACAAACGCCTCACTCTTTTACTCCAGAAAATAAACTCATACTTTTCTCGAATATCATAAATAAAGGTGAGTAAAGGTGAGTAAGTACTGATCGGCACTACCTTTAGATGAAATAGGAGATGGGCGACAAAGATAAGAATGAATGTAATCCACGGCGCCTTTGGTTCTATGGATAGTTGTACTAAAATTGACTTTGCACTGCTTTCCAAAAAGTCAGGCTTTCCTATCTTCTTGTCACAAAGTATATAGCCCCTGCTTGCTCAAGATTTAGAGACTTGATGCTTTATTTATTCAAGTTTGATTCAAGTTTCAACAGAAATTGGGCTTAAAGTTCTCATTGGCtgttcatgattgatttatttataaaaatataatagcttgattaatttgttaaataatataaaacccATTACTAAAATGTTTCAAttcttcataaattaatatttataatcagcTACttgattatgttaatttatcATTCAAGATATGAGCTTGTAAAAGTTAATAAAACTTTAATGAACTTTTtatcatcaaataaattatttatattatatcttataatttgacaaattaatttaattgtgaTATTGGGTTTTCTTCttattgatttttaatatttaagatattttaattgaaaataatattatatgaataattaataagtaataATTGGAGTCCCAAACGAGCAAGTTTCTTTTTATAGGAACCCACCATACCTGCGAAATCTGTCTCTGACCCACCGTATGTCCTTTCTACTGCTCTATGTCTCTCTGAGTTTCCAAAGCCTATCCTCGAAACAAACCCATTACGAGCCGATTCGATTCAGAAGTTGATCTGTTTGAAACCGAAACCTACTAGAATCGAAGTATGGCGAATCGTACATCCGATCTGGTGGGGCAAGTCCACCCGGCTCACGCGCTCGACCTCAACGCCTTGTTCAGCTACGCCTCCGCCAACGTCCCTggcttccctctctctcccattAATTTCACCGTCTCTCAGGTCCTCCGTCTCTCTTACTATTCCttgcttcttttttctctttcaaaatttttgatgGGGTTTTCTTGTGCATTTGATCATACATATAGTTTGGACACGGGCAATCGAACCCTACCTATCTCATGGATGTGAGTTCGGGGGATTATGCGAAACGGtatgttttgagaaagaagCCCCCTGGGAAGCTGCTCGAATCTGCTCATGCTGTGGAGAGAGAGTTTCAGGTGATTATGTATCACtgtataatatcatttttacttTGGTCTGGTTGCTCCGaaaacaaagtaataataatttttcaagaTTTGAACTTAGGCTACCATATAGCTGTTTGGCCTGGCTTGCTTGTAGTTTAGTGGCAAAAACAATGTAATTCATGACGTTCCCGCTTCAATTATTGATGGCCCAGGTTCTCCGGGCACTGGGTGATCACACCCAAGTCCCGGTTCCGAAAGCTCTCTGCTTGTGTACCGACCCGAGTGTAATTGGAACTGCGTTTTACATCATGGAGTATTTGGATGGACGCATATTCATAGATCCCAGGCTGCCGGTATGTCATTTCGACCTCAATGCTGCGTTTGATGTTGACTCGTGGAATGTAATTTAGCGTCAAGTCAGCTAAAATTGGTTTACGGCTGATTAGGGTGTAGCTCCGGAGAGGAGGAGGGCGATATATAAAGAAACTGCAAAAACTTTAGCTTCTCTACATTCTGCTAATGTTGATGCCATCGGCCTTGGAAAATATGGGCGCCGGGAAAACTATTGTAAGCGGCAGGTAATTTTCTAAAGAACAATtcctaatttaattttgttttatttacatGATGATATTGTACCTTGAAAAGGTGCTTAAAGAATGACTACCTGCTGCTTTGGGTCATGCACCAGTAAATAGTAATTATGGAACTGTCATCCAAAATTTACTAGAAAAGGAAACTAAAAACTTATCCCGTGATGTGAACTCTGTTCTTGTTTTAGGTAGAGAGGTGGGCTAAACAATATATAGCTTCTACGAGCGATGGTAAACCTGAGAGAAATCTGAAGATGCTCCAGCTGGCTGATTGGCTACGGCAAAATATTCCTCTTGAAGATTCTTCAGGAACAATTGCAGGCCTAGTTCATGGAGACTTTCGCATTGATAATCTTGTATTTCATCCCAATGAGGTCTGGTACTTCAAAAACAATTCTGATTGCTTTAATACATGTATTTTATCCAGTGTGATTTGGGAATTTGGGTTTTCATTCAATCATTTGAATACAGGCAgtaaattttaattcttgtaactcataaatttcaaaatgtaTATTTATGGTTGGATCAGATAGGTCATGTTATTACTTTCTATACTATAGTTGACTCTTAATGTGGGCAATGATCAGCACATGCTAACAGTATAGATGTTCTAGGTTGCACAACTAATCAGATATCCTTAATGGTGCAGGATCGAGTTATTGGCATTCTTGACTGGGAACTGTCTACTCTGGGGAACCAAATGTGTGATGTTGCATACAGCTGTTTGGTATTAACAATTTGAAGAAATCACTTATCAGCATGGAAAGAGACTTTTTATAATTGTACTTGTTAACTGTGTTTTAAAACTGTTCTCTCTTAACCTCTGATTTCAATGATTGGAATACTTCTGGTtggcaattttatttatttggctTCAGTATACTAGTATGGTAACAGACCTGATCTACCCCCTATCCTATGCAACACCCAATTGAAACATTGGTAGTTAGTCTCAAATCGAACCATATAACAATTAGGTGCTCATTAAATGTCATTTACAACTCAATTGttactttctttctttgcaGCATTATATTGTGGATGCTGACCTTGGAAAGGCACAACTGAATCAAGGAATGGAACTGTCTGGAACTCCAGACGGGATTCCTTCACAGGCAGATTTTTGGCAGAATACTGCTCTGCGGCTGTAAGTcgagtatatattataattattgaaTTGAGGTCTGTATGCTCATTTGcccattttcatttttacttataaaaaaattcctcTATAGAAGAAATTCAGGAAATCATCaagaaaattgattatttagATTTTCAAGATAACATCCAGTGAGGGTTTTTGGAAAGGCAGTAACAATACTCCATCACTCATTAAGGCTTTACAGAGTAAATATGTGATgcataaaatttcttgattaaatATAAGTGACCATATGGTGTGTTTTAATTCCATTATTAGCTAGACTGATGGATTCTACACCCTtatattttcattgttattatGTGCTATCAATGGTCATCCTGTGTGCTCTATTAAATGGTTGTAGCGGGTAAATCAGATGCTTTTTTTCCTCTAAACTTGCTTAAAGCACTCACTCTGGACACATGGACAATGCAGAGGAGACCATGGCCTTTTGCTGAGTGGAAGTTCTATATTGCCTTTTCCTTGTTCCGTGGGGCATCAATCTATGCAGGAGTATACAATAGATGGATAATGGTATCTTCTCAAATGTTGAATAGGCAAAAAAGGTGTTGTCATGGGAAGTGAACACATCAGGATAATATGTCCTCTATTGTGACAATGTAGGGTAATGCTTCAGGAGGTAAGCGTGCCCAAGCTGCAGGAAAAATAGCTAATGGGTTTATCGGCTCCGCATGGACATTCATTCAACGAGAATCTGTGCTTCCTGAGCATCCTCCATCTGGTAATCAtaccaatttaatatattttgtcagCCTTCaacttaaacaattttttagCACACAGATAAATTGGTTTTATTGGATTGAAAGATCGTAACTCGCCCAGATTGTTTATATTACCCAAAGCTATTGCCTGAGCTTTTTATGTCCTTTTGATAAACCAGCCCCAATTCCACAAGACTATTTGAAACTATCTGGAAATGAGAATAAAGATCAAGGAATTTCAAATGGAGGGGGCAGGTTTGTTCCTAGTAAAAAGGTGCTGGAATTGAGAAATAGATTGATCAAGTTCATGGACGATCACATATATCCTATGGAAAATGAGTTTAACAAACTTGCCCAGTCTACCTCACGTTGGACAGTGCATCCAGAAGAGGAGAAGTTAAAAGAGCTAGCAAAGAAGGAAGGCTTGTGGAACCTATGGATACCTGTAcgtcttaatttttattcacGTCCCTACATTCTGTACTTATTTATCGTTTTTTGAAGTTTAACATTTTATGTGAGCAGTTTGTTATTGTGTTTGTAGAAGTTGACATTCTTGCTACTGAACATATTTCACTTTTACCTTTGTGTTTATGTGCAGTTTGATAGTGCCGTTAGGGCAAGAAAGCTGATTTTTTATGGGAGCAACCATGCGCGCCCAAAAGGTGCACATGATCACTTACTGGGTGTGGGCCTGTCAAACCTTGAATATGGATATCTTTGTGAAATCATGGGTCGTTCCATTTGGGCTCCACAGGTGTTCAACTGTGGAGCACCTGACACTGGAAATATGGAGGTATGTGAAACTTTCTGATTCTTTAAGGTTCACGTATGGTAAGTTTATCAGGTTATTGATAGTTGGCGAATCACACCTTTGAATATTTTCGAATCTGTGAGATTAATGATATGGTTGAGgttttcttcaagaaaaatgTCTACTGCATGCATGTTTCGCACCATCAGGttatcaaaatttacttttCATTTTAGGTATTGTTGCGTTATGGAAATAAAGAACAACTAAATGAATGGCTTATTCCCTTGCTTGAGGGTAAGATACGGTCTGGATTTGCAATGACGGAGCCACAAATTGCATCTTCTGATGCTACCAATATTGAATCTTCTATTAAGAGGTA is a window from the Juglans regia cultivar Chandler chromosome 7, Walnut 2.0, whole genome shotgun sequence genome containing:
- the LOC108987299 gene encoding LOW QUALITY PROTEIN: probable acyl-CoA dehydrogenase IBR3 (The sequence of the model RefSeq protein was modified relative to this genomic sequence to represent the inferred CDS: inserted 1 base in 1 codon), with the translated sequence MANRTSDLVGQVHPAHALDLNALFSYASANVPGFPLSPINFTVSQFGHGQSNPTYLMDVSSGDYAKRYVLRKKPPGKLLESAHAVEREFQVLRALGDHTQVPVPKALCLCTDPSVIGTAFYIMEYLDGRIFIDPRLPGVAPERRRAIYKETAKTLASLHSANVDAIGLGKYGRRENYCKRQVERWAKQYIASTSDGKPERNLKMLQLADWLRQNIPLEDSSGTIAGLVHGDFRIDNLVFHPNEDRVIGILDWELSTLGNQMCDVAYSCLHYIVDADLGKAQLNQGMELSGTPDGIPSQXRFLAEYCSAARRPWPFAEWKFYIAFSLFRGASIYAGVYNRWIMGNASGGKRAQAAGKIANGFIGSAWTFIQRESVLPEHPPSAPIPQDYLKLSGNENKDQGISNGGGRFVPSKKVLELRNRLIKFMDDHIYPMENEFNKLAQSTSRWTVHPEEEKLKELAKKEGLWNLWIPFDSAVRARKLIFYGSNHARPKGAHDHLLGVGLSNLEYGYLCEIMGRSIWAPQVFNCGAPDTGNMEVLLRYGNKEQLNEWLIPLLEGKIRSGFAMTEPQIASSDATNIESSIKREGDMYVINGTKWWTSGAMDPRCRFLIVMGKTDFTTAKHKQQSMILVDIRTPGVRVKRPLLVFGFDDAPHGHAEVSFENVRVPAKNILLGEGRGFEIAQGRLGPGRLHHCMRLIGAAERGMQMMAQRALSRRVFGKLIAEQGSFLSDIAKCRIELEQARLLVLEAADQLDRLGNKKARGTIAMAKVAAPNMALKVLDMAMQVHGAAGVSSDTVLAHLWATARTLRIADGPDEVHLGTIAKLELQRAKL